The following coding sequences lie in one bacterium genomic window:
- a CDS encoding glycosyltransferase, whose product MPAPDVDVVIGSRNARAHLVRCLEFVYGQEYEGAVHTTVVDNNSHDSSVFSVTSTYPQVQIIANRTNLGRAAAYNQALAATKAPYVLFLSQDVELERGFVAAQVRMMNERSDVAALAARVTWVGRQDDEIIDSLGVSVRGPRISLIHHGRTARDTGGHVRVFAPAESAGFWRRDVLAATAFGGAVFDEDIRDGWLQTDVAFRAHWLGYEFAVNPAARAGHACGTMHARYPDERREREAAKIRSSLLLFRRNLAHEGWDRYGRQVRAETRERIRAFARHWGVASGARLSLSCRLSTRAMAAKIRLIEGASRRDPAAFYAEVFGS is encoded by the coding sequence ATGCCCGCGCCTGATGTCGATGTCGTCATCGGAAGCCGCAACGCGCGCGCCCATCTGGTGCGATGCCTGGAGTTCGTGTACGGACAGGAGTACGAAGGCGCGGTACACACGACAGTGGTCGACAACAACTCGCACGACTCCTCCGTCTTTTCCGTGACCTCGACCTATCCCCAGGTGCAAATCATCGCGAACCGGACAAACCTCGGGCGCGCGGCTGCCTACAATCAGGCGCTGGCCGCGACGAAGGCGCCTTACGTCCTGTTCCTGTCGCAGGACGTCGAACTCGAGCGCGGTTTTGTCGCCGCGCAGGTCCGTATGATGAACGAGCGCTCCGATGTCGCCGCTCTCGCGGCGCGAGTCACATGGGTCGGCCGTCAGGACGACGAGATCATCGACTCGCTCGGCGTCTCGGTGCGCGGGCCGCGCATCTCGCTTATCCATCACGGGCGGACGGCGCGCGACACGGGCGGGCACGTGCGGGTTTTCGCGCCGGCGGAAAGCGCGGGCTTCTGGCGCCGGGACGTGCTCGCCGCGACGGCGTTCGGCGGCGCTGTCTTCGACGAGGACATTCGCGACGGCTGGCTGCAAACCGACGTCGCGTTCCGCGCGCATTGGCTCGGCTACGAATTCGCGGTCAATCCGGCGGCGCGGGCCGGCCACGCCTGCGGCACGATGCACGCCCGTTATCCGGACGAGCGCCGCGAACGCGAGGCCGCGAAGATCCGAAGCTCGCTTCTGCTTTTCCGCCGCAATCTTGCGCACGAAGGATGGGATCGCTACGGCCGCCAGGTCCGCGCCGAGACCCGCGAGCGCATCCGCGCGTTTGCCCGCCACTGGGGCGTCGCGAGCGGCGCGCGGCTCTCCCTTTCATGCCGGCTTTCGACGCGCGCGATGGCCGCCAAGATCCGC
- a CDS encoding glycosyltransferase, with protein sequence MTGHDITLTDSEAARPGAAPRTIAVLPTYNERDNIATLIAGLRAQDVEVLVADDDSPDETWRLVGEMSEKDPGVHLLHRKNVERGRGVAGAEGFALALKMGAARIVEMDADLSHRPEDLPRLFEEIERRAHVVIGSRFAPGGVDERTSVFRRVLTLVSNAWARAVLGVPVRDCNSGYRVYTAYAMTLIEPATLTAQGPSVVHETLIRAHRRGLTIREAPIRFVDRDKGRSQLSFARLLDGWLAVLRYRRRASRGTLWSGDARA encoded by the coding sequence ATGACCGGGCATGACATTACCCTGACGGACTCCGAAGCCGCGCGGCCGGGCGCGGCGCCGCGAACGATCGCCGTGCTGCCGACCTATAACGAGCGCGACAACATCGCCACGCTCATCGCGGGCTTACGCGCGCAAGACGTCGAAGTGCTCGTCGCCGACGACGACAGCCCCGACGAAACCTGGCGTCTTGTCGGGGAAATGTCCGAAAAGGACCCGGGGGTCCATCTCCTGCATCGAAAAAATGTCGAACGCGGACGCGGCGTCGCCGGCGCGGAAGGATTCGCGCTGGCGTTGAAAATGGGCGCCGCCCGCATCGTCGAAATGGACGCGGATCTCTCGCACCGCCCGGAGGATCTGCCGCGCCTGTTCGAGGAGATCGAACGCCGCGCGCACGTCGTGATCGGTTCCCGTTTCGCGCCGGGCGGCGTGGACGAACGCACCTCCGTGTTTCGGCGCGTCCTGACGCTTGTCTCGAACGCCTGGGCGCGCGCGGTTCTTGGCGTCCCTGTCCGCGACTGCAACTCGGGGTATCGCGTGTACACGGCCTACGCCATGACACTCATCGAACCCGCGACGCTCACGGCGCAAGGGCCGAGCGTCGTGCACGAAACCCTTATCCGCGCGCATCGACGCGGACTGACGATCCGCGAGGCGCCGATCCGGTTTGTCGACCGCGACAAGGGCCGAAGCCAGCTTTCCTTCGCGCGCCTTCTCGACGGCTGGCTCGCCGTGCTGCGTTACCGGCGCCGCGCGTCGCGCGGGACGCTCTGGAGCGGCGATGCCCGCGCCTGA